The Streptomyces sp. NBC_00670 genome window below encodes:
- a CDS encoding TIGR02391 family protein has product MDRDWMRQRLEAFDDLALRYERSTGPGDYIGDAALYEQLHRAEPTVKQILRLLDPQLAEKINLDQMAGEDMARNEVHRGLGILADMDEWAARLVPDAPTLPADQFHPWVWEPAAPLWGAEARQDAVLAAARTVNRRLQQKLGRHDIGETDLCMQAFDMKEPAAGKPRLRFDGDRNTPTWRARQEGAKYLAAGAFLALRNVAAHEDEVTWTEQEALEHLATLSVLARWIEQCAVERAT; this is encoded by the coding sequence GTGGATCGAGACTGGATGCGACAGCGGCTTGAGGCGTTCGACGACCTGGCCCTGCGCTACGAACGAAGTACAGGGCCCGGCGACTACATAGGCGATGCGGCGTTGTATGAACAGCTGCACCGCGCAGAGCCCACGGTCAAGCAGATCCTGCGGCTCCTGGACCCGCAGCTTGCCGAAAAGATCAATCTCGATCAGATGGCAGGCGAAGACATGGCCCGCAACGAGGTTCATCGGGGCCTGGGCATCCTGGCGGACATGGACGAATGGGCCGCCCGGCTCGTACCAGATGCCCCCACCCTGCCCGCTGACCAGTTCCACCCCTGGGTGTGGGAGCCGGCCGCCCCACTGTGGGGCGCAGAGGCCCGGCAGGACGCCGTCCTGGCTGCTGCCCGCACTGTGAACCGCCGACTCCAGCAGAAGCTGGGACGTCACGACATCGGCGAGACGGACTTGTGCATGCAGGCCTTCGACATGAAGGAACCCGCCGCAGGGAAACCACGCCTGCGCTTCGACGGCGACCGCAACACACCTACGTGGCGCGCCCGACAGGAAGGCGCCAAGTACCTCGCGGCCGGCGCCTTCCTCGCCCTGCGGAACGTCGCCGCGCACGAGGATGAGGTGACCTGGACCGAACAGGAAGCGTTGGAGCACCTGGCGACCTTGAGCGTCCTCGCCCGCTGGATCGAGCAGTGCGCTGTGGAGCGCGCCACCTAG
- a CDS encoding IS701 family transposase has product MRLGEVERLRGELAGFVADVFGSLPRRDQRRWGECYLRGLMLDGRRKSVQPMAERLPDGNMQALQQFVNQSPWDPLPVRQRIAERLSEVITPEVWVIDDVSFPKCGKASAGVARQYCGAVGKRANCQVAVSVHAATDTASCPLNWELYLPREWTDEPDRCRRAGVPDDVVHQEKWRLALGLLDSLTDWRLKAPVVVADAGYGVSTPFRLGLEKRGLSYVLALTGKEVAHPEEVEPHQPVYGGLGPPTLPRYRTPPRAVSALAARASASRFTEVTWRQGSKGAMTSRFAVLTVRPAGKQCLAAAQEAGGGRNHWNGVLPSQTLLVEWPDGQDAPTGYWISNLPATTPVADLVRWAKMRWRIEHDYRELKHGLGLDHFEGRAWRGWHHHVTLVTAAQAFLTLRRLDPKAHMPA; this is encoded by the coding sequence ATGAGGCTGGGGGAGGTGGAACGGCTCCGGGGCGAGTTGGCGGGGTTCGTTGCCGATGTGTTCGGGTCGTTGCCGCGCCGGGATCAGCGGCGGTGGGGCGAGTGTTATCTGCGGGGCCTGATGCTCGACGGCCGGCGCAAGTCGGTCCAGCCGATGGCCGAGCGGCTGCCGGACGGGAACATGCAGGCCCTGCAGCAGTTCGTGAACCAGTCGCCGTGGGATCCGCTGCCAGTCAGGCAGCGGATCGCTGAGCGGCTGTCCGAGGTGATCACTCCTGAGGTGTGGGTGATCGACGACGTGTCGTTCCCCAAGTGCGGCAAGGCGTCGGCCGGGGTGGCCCGCCAATACTGCGGAGCGGTCGGCAAACGCGCGAACTGCCAGGTCGCGGTCAGCGTCCATGCCGCCACCGACACCGCGTCCTGCCCGCTGAACTGGGAGTTGTATCTGCCGCGCGAGTGGACGGACGAACCGGACCGCTGCCGCCGGGCCGGAGTCCCCGACGACGTCGTCCACCAGGAGAAGTGGCGTCTCGCGCTCGGCCTGCTCGACAGCCTGACCGACTGGCGGTTGAAGGCGCCGGTCGTGGTCGCCGACGCCGGCTACGGCGTCAGCACCCCCTTCCGCCTCGGCCTCGAGAAGCGAGGACTGTCCTACGTCCTCGCGCTGACCGGCAAGGAAGTCGCCCACCCGGAGGAGGTCGAGCCGCACCAGCCCGTCTACGGCGGGCTCGGACCGCCGACCCTGCCCCGCTACCGCACCCCACCCCGAGCCGTTTCCGCCCTTGCGGCGCGGGCCAGTGCCAGCCGGTTCACCGAGGTGACCTGGAGGCAGGGCAGCAAAGGCGCGATGACCTCACGGTTCGCGGTGCTGACAGTGCGGCCCGCGGGCAAGCAATGCCTGGCCGCTGCCCAGGAGGCGGGCGGCGGCCGCAACCACTGGAACGGAGTCCTGCCCTCCCAGACCCTGCTGGTCGAATGGCCGGACGGCCAGGACGCTCCGACCGGCTACTGGATATCAAACCTGCCCGCCACCACCCCGGTCGCTGACCTGGTGCGGTGGGCGAAGATGCGCTGGCGCATCGAGCACGACTACCGCGAGCTCAAGCACGGACTCGGGCTGGACCACTTCGAAGGCCGCGCCTGGCGCGGCTGGCACCACCACGTCACCCTCGTCACCGCCGCCCAGGCCTTCCTCACCCTCCGGCGGCTCGACCCAAAAGCCCACATGCCGGCCTGA
- the tpg gene encoding telomere-protecting terminal protein Tpg, with the protein MSLFGDGLDAAVQKAFTRPAPKSAPAQMRYLVKQLKGTKQVAQMLRISQRTVERYVKDQIKKPRPDLAARLEREVKARWQPQIRAKAREKAATTGGIIIDTRARIGYIAPVGTTDDARLRHLTVALPPQYAARLFDAQQQGATDQRLQEIAAEALKEVYFQDGGRRAGSLEEVRFTDIEHIEFDL; encoded by the coding sequence ATGAGCCTGTTCGGGGACGGCCTGGACGCCGCGGTACAGAAGGCCTTCACCCGTCCGGCACCCAAGAGCGCACCCGCGCAGATGCGGTACCTGGTCAAGCAGCTCAAGGGCACCAAGCAGGTCGCCCAGATGCTGCGCATCTCCCAGCGCACCGTCGAACGGTACGTGAAGGACCAGATCAAAAAGCCCCGCCCGGACCTCGCCGCACGCCTGGAGCGCGAGGTGAAGGCCCGCTGGCAGCCGCAGATCCGGGCGAAGGCCCGCGAGAAGGCGGCGACAACCGGCGGCATCATCATCGACACCCGCGCCCGGATCGGCTACATCGCCCCCGTGGGCACGACCGACGACGCCCGTCTCCGGCACCTCACCGTCGCGCTGCCGCCGCAGTATGCCGCCCGCCTCTTCGACGCCCAGCAGCAGGGCGCCACCGACCAGCGCCTGCAGGAAATCGCCGCCGAAGCACTCAAGGAGGTCTACTTCCAGGACGGCGGACGCCGCGCCGGCAGCCTGGAAGAGGTCCGCTTCACTGACATCGAGCACATCGAATTCGACCTGTAG
- the tap gene encoding telomere-associated protein Tap gives MSELFDAVDALVASRAPLPPAEERKRLRQAHGLTLDDVAAALKVRRATVSGWESLKKPTEPRGPEREAYARLLNKLAELYPAPAAPAAFTGEPTPAESRTLSTAPASEAAAVTERENTQTIPAPAAAEQAAPPPARTSRSTSTSRRPGARKASPARTPAGGTDPRFENGPLAVVDVDTDGQVLAYCTGGLVLDVPAKSLPSLVDWTLKEAKLGQPKLSGPGKDADPLLVLTEAALHRYGLPAALTDEERLAGRISEGHKVVKQLARADWKLTKRGFGPWARIYRPAQGSDRQCVQLCIPSWHALDSRHWGEAGQLPPADLARVLGVYASRVMTPRGSTAVTGLELMTALHPPTRASEPDADGKRHSEYNPGSLGKDPVDCAPCEAPDGHPLLADLPRFHVRGLAEKLFEEAYDWARPMTDAECALRHLVGIDVNMAFAAGANGLAVGLGAPTHVRAPVFDPKLPGSWLVDLSHVDLARVKVAKDKWVDLDASLLPSPFTPKGDRPEGPAWYATPTVAYAMELGYDVAPIEAYVRYENGRYLDGWYNRLRDAYLATMADLGVHADMEPADFLAAMDGYKERDPQLAIVVSAIKATVKGGLGKLRERSRGEGWRPGERWRALERPTWRPDIRAAVISRTRINLHRKIVKHAAFTGQYPVAILSDCVVYAANGELPLDFLPYRDGKPLPGGFKLGINPGLVKHEGTQTVLWGEGVRERFNAPELNLARYIKDGTVTDVDNGE, from the coding sequence ATGTCCGAGTTGTTCGACGCAGTCGACGCGCTGGTGGCGTCCCGCGCTCCGCTGCCGCCGGCGGAGGAGCGCAAGCGGCTGCGCCAGGCCCACGGGCTGACGCTGGACGACGTGGCCGCCGCGCTGAAGGTGCGCCGGGCAACGGTGTCCGGCTGGGAGTCGCTGAAGAAGCCGACCGAGCCACGCGGCCCGGAGCGTGAGGCGTACGCGCGGCTGCTGAACAAGCTGGCCGAGCTCTACCCCGCGCCCGCCGCCCCGGCCGCCTTCACCGGCGAGCCGACCCCGGCCGAATCGCGGACTCTGTCCACAGCCCCGGCCTCCGAGGCTGCGGCCGTGACTGAACGCGAGAACACCCAGACCATCCCCGCCCCCGCTGCTGCGGAGCAGGCCGCGCCGCCCCCGGCGCGTACCTCCAGGAGCACGTCGACGTCGCGCCGCCCGGGCGCGCGAAAGGCGTCCCCGGCCAGAACCCCGGCGGGCGGTACCGATCCGCGCTTCGAGAACGGACCGCTCGCCGTCGTCGACGTCGACACCGACGGCCAGGTCCTCGCGTACTGCACCGGCGGCCTGGTCCTGGACGTGCCCGCCAAGTCCCTCCCGTCCCTGGTGGACTGGACGCTGAAGGAAGCGAAGCTCGGGCAGCCGAAACTGTCCGGCCCCGGCAAGGACGCCGACCCGCTGCTCGTACTCACCGAGGCCGCGCTGCACCGCTACGGCCTGCCGGCCGCCCTCACAGATGAGGAGCGGCTCGCCGGGCGGATCTCCGAGGGCCACAAGGTCGTCAAGCAGCTGGCGCGCGCCGACTGGAAGCTGACGAAGCGCGGGTTCGGGCCGTGGGCGCGGATCTACCGCCCCGCGCAGGGCTCGGACCGGCAGTGCGTGCAGCTGTGCATCCCGTCGTGGCACGCGCTTGATTCCCGCCACTGGGGCGAGGCCGGGCAGCTTCCGCCAGCGGACCTCGCCCGCGTGCTGGGCGTGTACGCGTCGCGGGTGATGACGCCGCGCGGCTCCACCGCCGTCACCGGCCTGGAGCTGATGACCGCGCTGCACCCACCGACCCGCGCCTCCGAGCCTGACGCCGACGGCAAGCGGCACTCCGAGTACAACCCCGGCAGCCTGGGCAAGGACCCAGTGGACTGCGCCCCGTGCGAGGCACCCGACGGGCACCCGCTCCTGGCGGACCTGCCACGCTTCCACGTCCGCGGCCTGGCGGAGAAACTGTTCGAGGAGGCATACGACTGGGCGCGGCCGATGACGGACGCCGAATGCGCCCTGCGGCACCTGGTCGGCATCGACGTCAACATGGCCTTCGCCGCCGGAGCCAACGGCCTGGCCGTCGGCCTCGGAGCGCCGACGCACGTCAGGGCACCGGTCTTCGACCCGAAGCTGCCCGGCTCCTGGCTGGTCGATCTGTCCCACGTCGACCTGGCGAGGGTGAAGGTCGCCAAAGACAAGTGGGTCGACCTGGACGCGAGTCTGCTGCCCAGCCCGTTCACCCCGAAGGGTGACCGTCCCGAGGGCCCGGCCTGGTACGCCACGCCCACCGTCGCCTACGCGATGGAGCTGGGCTACGACGTCGCGCCGATCGAGGCGTACGTGCGGTACGAGAACGGCCGCTACCTGGACGGCTGGTACAATCGGCTGCGCGACGCCTACCTCGCCACGATGGCCGACCTCGGCGTGCACGCCGACATGGAGCCGGCCGACTTCCTCGCGGCCATGGACGGCTACAAGGAGCGCGACCCGCAGCTGGCGATTGTCGTTTCGGCGATCAAGGCGACGGTCAAGGGCGGCCTGGGCAAGCTGCGCGAGCGGTCGCGTGGTGAGGGCTGGCGGCCCGGCGAGCGGTGGCGGGCGCTGGAGCGGCCGACGTGGCGGCCGGACATCCGCGCTGCGGTCATCTCCCGCACGCGGATCAACCTGCACCGCAAGATCGTCAAGCACGCGGCATTCACCGGGCAGTACCCGGTGGCAATCCTGTCCGACTGCGTCGTGTACGCGGCCAACGGCGAATTGCCGCTGGACTTCCTGCCCTACCGGGACGGCAAGCCGCTGCCCGGCGGCTTCAAGCTCGGCATCAACCCGGGCCTCGTCAAGCATGAGGGCACCCAGACCGTCCTGTGGGGCGAAGGGGTCCGCGAACGGTTCAACGCCCCCGAGCTCAACCTCGCCCGCTACATCAAGGACGGCACCGTCACCGACGTCGACAACGGAGAGTAG
- a CDS encoding helix-turn-helix transcriptional regulator: MTILPPDPDLTALRFELARLRAARGWSYDELASRSGLARRTVIEIEQGRTIGTLKTWHALAHALDTPLDELFSTLCRGHDLPGPAQD; this comes from the coding sequence GTGACGATCTTGCCGCCCGATCCGGACCTCACTGCGCTGCGGTTCGAACTCGCGCGCCTGCGGGCCGCGCGAGGGTGGAGCTATGACGAGCTTGCCTCCCGTAGCGGCCTGGCCAGGCGCACCGTCATCGAGATCGAGCAGGGCCGCACCATCGGCACGCTGAAGACCTGGCACGCTCTCGCCCATGCCCTTGACACCCCGCTCGACGAGCTCTTCAGCACTCTGTGCCGCGGGCACGACTTGCCCGGCCCCGCCCAAGACTGA
- a CDS encoding DUF6083 domain-containing protein, with product MCPTPDPPARHWDGSPLAHRVRRSLRVSPDGVSRLLRCGQGDRCRECGNRIEWYHRGAQRPVRLHPHELPAARVPSVCRWHVSSGVAWPGGDGSSWCRLPHAVVCPARDTPPPPPELTGLRRSLAVNTRRLIDAGAFTPPPASSESPAPQRGDSAACRPARPVVQLLYVRYLAARPVDEIQCIAQTRRRHRCTNTLLSPDAPAGIWRLVPATARSGQLALPAAVMAVYDLSGLPYAEQLRWRAQRCLQHAAIPSAADLAVADWEPFDPLAHHEHIHNRLPARPRRPGPTGRAHEAGGP from the coding sequence ATGTGCCCCACACCTGATCCCCCGGCCCGGCACTGGGACGGAAGCCCCCTCGCCCACCGCGTGCGCCGTTCCCTGCGCGTATCCCCCGACGGCGTCAGCCGGCTGCTGCGCTGTGGCCAGGGTGACCGGTGCCGCGAGTGCGGCAACCGGATCGAGTGGTACCACCGCGGCGCTCAGCGGCCCGTCCGCCTTCATCCGCACGAGCTTCCGGCCGCCCGGGTGCCCTCCGTGTGCCGCTGGCATGTCAGCTCCGGTGTTGCCTGGCCGGGTGGAGATGGCAGCAGCTGGTGCCGTCTGCCGCACGCCGTCGTCTGTCCCGCCCGCGACACTCCCCCGCCGCCTCCCGAGCTGACCGGGCTGCGCCGGTCGCTGGCCGTGAACACCCGCCGTCTGATCGACGCCGGCGCCTTCACCCCTCCCCCGGCCTCCTCAGAGAGCCCGGCGCCCCAGCGAGGGGACTCGGCGGCCTGCCGCCCGGCCCGCCCTGTCGTGCAGCTGCTGTACGTGCGCTACCTCGCCGCCCGCCCGGTGGACGAGATCCAGTGCATCGCCCAGACCCGGCGCCGGCACCGCTGCACCAATACCCTGCTCTCCCCCGATGCCCCGGCCGGCATCTGGAGGCTGGTCCCGGCCACTGCGAGGAGCGGGCAGCTGGCCCTGCCCGCCGCGGTCATGGCCGTCTACGACCTCAGCGGCCTCCCGTACGCCGAGCAGCTGCGCTGGCGGGCCCAGCGCTGCCTGCAGCACGCCGCCATCCCCTCGGCCGCCGACCTAGCGGTGGCCGACTGGGAGCCCTTCGACCCTCTGGCCCACCACGAGCACATTCACAACCGCCTTCCAGCCCGCCCCCGACGCCCAGGCCCCACGGGCAGGGCACATGAGGCAGGTGGCCCATGA
- a CDS encoding UvrD-helicase domain-containing protein, whose translation MHTPTDEQAHAADVFRAGHHLVLQAGAGTGKTSTLGLLAAGTHRRGRYLAFNKNIAQDAAGRFPRTVLCKTAHATAFAAVGHRYTRRLNSPRQPAWKTGQALGITRPVRIGDHEISPRVLSHTVLRTVTRYCYSADRTLTRHHVPRLRGLDTPGGHARLADEVMPFATKAWADLHNPDQGVVRFEHDHYLKMWALTEPKIEADFLFLDEAQDTNPVLEEVFTAQRGHAQLVMVGDSAQAIYGWRGARDVMTGFDATPLTLTRSFRFGPLIAEEANRWLTLADAPIRLTGTDTIATEVGSLDRPNAVLCRTNIGAMAEVMRLLSAGHRVALTRGGQQLAALALAARDLKNGRRTSHPELVLFASWGELQDYAAHDPAGRDLQPFVDLVDTHGPDAILTAVDQLTDEQHADVTVSTAHTAKGREWPTVKIADDFPPPKDTDQHDAQGQPIPESVSDTDARLAYVAVTRARHHLDLGGLSWINTHPTAESAG comes from the coding sequence TTGCACACGCCTACCGACGAACAGGCGCACGCTGCCGACGTTTTCCGGGCCGGTCACCATCTCGTCCTGCAGGCCGGCGCCGGGACAGGGAAGACCAGCACCCTCGGCCTCCTCGCGGCCGGCACCCACCGCCGCGGCCGCTACCTCGCCTTTAACAAGAACATCGCCCAGGACGCCGCCGGCCGCTTCCCCCGCACGGTGCTGTGCAAGACCGCCCACGCCACAGCCTTCGCCGCCGTCGGTCACCGCTACACCCGCCGGCTCAACAGCCCCCGCCAGCCGGCGTGGAAGACCGGCCAGGCCCTCGGCATCACGCGTCCGGTCCGCATCGGCGATCACGAGATCAGCCCCCGCGTGCTCTCCCACACCGTGCTGCGCACCGTCACCCGCTACTGCTACTCCGCCGACCGCACTCTGACCCGTCACCACGTGCCACGACTGCGCGGCCTGGACACACCCGGCGGCCATGCCCGACTTGCCGACGAGGTCATGCCGTTCGCGACCAAGGCCTGGGCCGACCTGCACAACCCCGATCAGGGGGTGGTCCGTTTCGAGCACGACCACTACCTGAAAATGTGGGCCCTGACCGAGCCGAAGATCGAGGCAGACTTCCTCTTTCTCGACGAGGCCCAGGACACCAACCCGGTTCTGGAGGAGGTCTTCACCGCCCAGCGCGGCCATGCCCAGCTCGTCATGGTCGGCGACTCCGCGCAGGCCATCTACGGCTGGCGCGGGGCCCGGGACGTGATGACCGGCTTCGACGCCACTCCTCTCACGCTGACCCGCTCCTTCCGCTTCGGCCCGCTGATCGCCGAAGAGGCCAACCGGTGGCTCACACTCGCCGACGCCCCCATCCGTCTGACCGGCACCGACACGATCGCGACCGAAGTCGGCAGCCTCGACCGGCCGAACGCGGTGCTGTGCCGAACCAATATCGGCGCCATGGCCGAAGTCATGCGCCTGCTCTCCGCCGGCCACCGCGTCGCGCTCACCCGAGGCGGCCAGCAGTTGGCCGCGCTCGCGCTCGCGGCCCGCGACCTCAAGAACGGCCGCCGCACCTCCCACCCCGAGCTCGTGCTCTTCGCCTCGTGGGGCGAGTTGCAGGACTACGCCGCCCACGACCCCGCAGGACGTGACCTCCAGCCCTTCGTCGACCTCGTCGACACCCACGGACCCGACGCTATCCTCACCGCTGTCGACCAGCTCACCGACGAACAGCACGCCGACGTCACCGTCTCCACCGCCCACACCGCCAAGGGCCGCGAATGGCCCACCGTCAAGATCGCCGATGATTTCCCCCCGCCCAAGGACACCGACCAGCACGACGCCCAAGGCCAGCCCATTCCGGAATCTGTCAGCGACACCGACGCCCGCCTCGCCTACGTCGCCGTCACCCGAGCCCGCCACCATCTCGACCTCGGCGGCCTCTCCTGGATCAACACCCACCCCACTGCAGAGAGCGCGGGCTGA
- a CDS encoding Mu transposase C-terminal domain-containing protein, with protein MPATPPPNGPYDTTSLRAAAVRRLLRLRNAERLTHYDVRTVAAAFTVHWRTVRRWMDNATTHNGTYTPQGRRHFTLTPAMHEALARWNGNAAATYRELVGDGIFGNPPRVSQATFYRAVGRELTPGQRAALRGGEAARRRHDVHALRPHGNRNDVWETDHVEASVFVNIDGRRRKPWITWFIDHTTAVICGLAITPHQPSQDAILAAARDAILCTDHHRPFGGIPRKIRTDRGRDFLGRCVDEAFKKFGTELIVLPPYSPHLKGTVEAINGAAKHMLFKGLPGYAHTPRSRRDRRGQPLWAFNELLDYETFVTVVLDWVDWWNNDHTIARLHRRTPAQAWHADLTPIDTLDPADLHTYTLTDAGPPRKVTSKGVRWKSAYYVGDWMHGHSSAGEMVRLRHEPHHYHRVELYDADTLTYRGPAFRSDEMSPRQARALHNARRREADRYAAKARRARKNATPRYAATSVAAAPEPLNRLTASQAAAQLRQLQTPEGHLHAEARPDLLNRPQPDSARWTKPRPGPKPQDTE; from the coding sequence GTGCCCGCCACACCACCACCCAACGGCCCCTACGACACCACCTCCCTGCGCGCCGCCGCCGTACGCCGCCTACTGCGCCTGCGTAATGCCGAACGCCTGACCCACTACGACGTGCGTACCGTCGCCGCCGCCTTCACCGTCCACTGGCGCACCGTGCGCCGCTGGATGGACAACGCCACCACCCACAACGGCACCTACACCCCCCAAGGCCGCCGCCACTTCACCCTCACCCCGGCCATGCACGAAGCCCTGGCCCGATGGAACGGCAACGCCGCAGCCACCTACCGCGAACTCGTCGGCGACGGCATCTTTGGCAACCCGCCCCGTGTATCCCAGGCAACCTTTTACCGCGCCGTAGGCCGGGAACTCACGCCCGGCCAGCGTGCCGCCCTCAGAGGAGGCGAAGCCGCCCGCCGCCGACACGACGTGCACGCCCTGCGCCCGCACGGCAACCGCAACGACGTCTGGGAGACCGACCACGTCGAAGCCAGCGTCTTCGTCAACATCGACGGCCGCCGCCGCAAACCCTGGATCACCTGGTTCATCGACCACACCACCGCCGTCATCTGCGGGCTGGCCATCACCCCCCACCAGCCCAGCCAGGACGCCATCCTGGCCGCCGCCCGCGACGCCATCCTCTGCACGGATCACCACCGGCCCTTCGGCGGCATCCCCCGCAAGATCCGCACCGACCGTGGCCGCGACTTCCTGGGCAGGTGCGTGGACGAGGCGTTCAAAAAGTTCGGCACCGAACTGATCGTCCTGCCGCCCTACAGCCCCCACCTCAAAGGCACCGTCGAAGCCATCAACGGCGCCGCCAAGCACATGCTGTTCAAAGGACTGCCCGGCTACGCCCACACCCCCCGAAGCCGCCGCGACCGCCGCGGCCAGCCCCTGTGGGCTTTTAACGAACTCCTCGACTACGAAACCTTCGTCACCGTCGTCCTCGACTGGGTGGACTGGTGGAACAACGACCACACCATCGCCCGCCTCCACCGGCGCACCCCCGCCCAGGCCTGGCACGCCGACCTCACCCCCATCGACACCCTCGACCCCGCCGACCTGCACACCTACACCCTCACCGACGCCGGCCCACCCCGGAAGGTCACCAGCAAGGGCGTCCGCTGGAAAAGCGCCTACTACGTCGGCGACTGGATGCACGGCCATTCAAGCGCCGGCGAGATGGTCCGCCTGCGCCACGAACCCCACCACTACCACCGCGTCGAACTCTACGACGCCGACACCCTCACCTACCGCGGCCCCGCCTTCCGCAGCGACGAAATGAGCCCCCGCCAAGCCCGCGCACTGCACAACGCCCGCCGACGCGAAGCCGACCGCTACGCCGCCAAAGCCCGTCGAGCACGCAAAAACGCCACACCCCGCTACGCCGCCACCAGCGTCGCCGCCGCGCCCGAACCCCTCAACCGGCTCACCGCCAGCCAGGCAGCCGCCCAGCTACGCCAGTTGCAGACACCGGAAGGTCACCTGCACGCCGAGGCCCGGCCCGACCTCCTCAACCGGCCCCAGCCCGACTCCGCCCGCTGGACCAAGCCCCGGCCCGGCCCCAAGCCCCAGGACACCGAGTGA
- the cas6e gene encoding type I-E CRISPR-associated protein Cas6/Cse3/CasE → MTSTPTAALATTATLTRIRLNRRSPAARRDLADAVSLHKSVMLLAPDDLGENPRQQAGLLFRLEDATDDTPPTLLVQSHQPPDLTRLPHHYGSAETRPLHPMFQALTPGRAVRYRITANASAARRVLDDHHPVDNKHGRKVVALYGDDALAWWQRRAHQAGLSLATTDITPARFPRTRRRADKPGEQAHSPGPMHALTRFDGLATITDPDQLSHALLTGIGRGKPYGAGLLTLAPA, encoded by the coding sequence GTGACCAGCACCCCAACCGCCGCCCTCGCCACCACAGCGACACTGACCCGGATCCGCCTCAACCGCCGCAGCCCGGCCGCCCGCCGTGACCTGGCCGACGCCGTCAGCCTGCACAAGAGCGTGATGCTCCTGGCCCCCGACGACCTCGGCGAAAACCCCCGGCAGCAGGCCGGCCTGCTCTTTCGCCTGGAAGACGCCACCGACGACACCCCACCCACCTTGCTCGTCCAGTCCCACCAGCCGCCCGACCTCACCCGCCTGCCCCACCACTACGGCAGCGCCGAAACCCGACCCCTGCACCCCATGTTCCAGGCCCTCACCCCCGGCCGAGCGGTGCGCTACCGCATCACCGCCAACGCCAGCGCCGCCCGCCGCGTCCTGGACGACCACCACCCCGTCGACAACAAGCACGGCAGAAAAGTCGTCGCCCTCTACGGCGACGACGCCCTCGCCTGGTGGCAGCGCCGCGCCCACCAAGCCGGCCTCAGCCTGGCCACCACCGACATCACCCCCGCCCGCTTCCCCCGCACACGCCGCCGCGCCGACAAGCCCGGCGAACAAGCCCACTCTCCCGGCCCCATGCACGCACTGACCCGCTTCGACGGCCTGGCCACCATCACCGACCCCGACCAACTCAGCCACGCCCTACTCACCGGCATCGGCCGCGGCAAGCCCTACGGCGCCGGTCTGCTCACCCTCGCCCCCGCCTGA
- the cas5e gene encoding type I-E CRISPR-associated protein Cas5/CasD — MNGILLRLAAPLMSFGEHAAFHYRDTLPFPSRSALIGLFAAADARPRSEALAPDPATGQNPYTDLTFTVRIDRPGTRHTDYHTVGGGRPHRQGLRTSSGAYRPREKSTLITERVYLADAVFTLAVQGPDPFLEHLLKRLEQPAFGPYLGRRACLPNEPLVLGGPHPDPIGELLHHVPLSLTTPPRTGQATVPVAFVWEHPPSHVPAAHSEREVADVPHDFTPTRRFHKTRRTWHTTEDLPAALYAPPPALTELTAYIHQDATP; from the coding sequence ATGAACGGCATCCTGCTGCGCCTGGCCGCACCGCTGATGTCGTTCGGGGAACACGCCGCCTTCCACTACCGCGACACCCTCCCCTTCCCCTCCCGCTCGGCCCTCATCGGCCTGTTCGCCGCCGCCGACGCACGCCCCCGCAGCGAAGCCCTCGCCCCCGACCCGGCCACCGGCCAAAATCCCTACACCGACCTGACGTTCACCGTCCGCATCGACCGCCCCGGCACCCGGCACACCGACTACCACACCGTCGGCGGCGGCCGCCCGCACCGCCAGGGCCTGCGCACCAGCAGCGGCGCCTACCGCCCCCGCGAGAAGTCCACCCTCATCACCGAACGGGTCTACCTCGCCGACGCCGTCTTCACCCTCGCCGTCCAAGGACCCGACCCGTTCCTGGAACACCTCCTGAAGCGGCTCGAACAACCCGCCTTCGGCCCCTACCTCGGCCGGCGCGCCTGCCTCCCCAACGAACCCCTCGTCCTCGGCGGCCCGCACCCCGACCCCATCGGTGAACTCCTCCACCACGTCCCGCTCAGCCTCACCACACCACCGCGCACCGGCCAGGCCACCGTGCCCGTCGCCTTCGTCTGGGAACACCCGCCCTCCCACGTGCCTGCCGCGCACAGCGAACGCGAAGTCGCCGATGTCCCCCACGACTTCACTCCCACACGGCGCTTCCACAAGACCCGCCGTACCTGGCACACCACCGAAGACCTGCCCGCCGCCCTGTACGCCCCACCCCCCGCGCTCACCGAACTCACCGCCTACATCCACCAGGACGCCACCCCGTGA